AGCCGATGATCTACGCAACATGATTTTTTCTTACCCGACGTTAGCCAGCGCGTTGCCCTTCACGATTTGATACGACACAAGCAAATATTTAACAGGGGCAGACAGGATAAACCGGATTCTGTTGTATCCTGAACATCCTGCGTACCCTTGTGCATTCGTTTTAATTTTTGATGACGGAATAACAGGAGACACAACGATGATCCGATTCGACCAACAGATTTGTACCAATTTTGAAAAAGCTTCGCAAAAAGAGTGGCTTGAAACCAACGGGCTTGGCGGGTTCGCTTCGTCAACGATTACCGGAATGAATACGCGCCGCTATCACGGCTTGCTTACGGCAGCCACTAAACCGCCGGTTGGTCGAATCGCCTGCCTTGCGAAACTCGAAGAGACCGTGGTGATTGACGGGCGACGTTATGAACTTTCGGTCAATCAATATCCCGGTGCGATTCATCCGCGCGGCGACCAGTATCTAAAAGAATTTCGCCTCGACCCGTTTCCGGTTTTTATTTATGAACTGAATGGCATGCAAATTATTAAATCGGTGTTTATGATTGCTGGCGAAAACACCACGGTCATTCAATATGAACTCAGAGAGTCCGTGAATGCCACACAATGCCAATTGACGCCGAGCGATTGCCGGTTGGAGATTCGCCCGCTGCTGGCGTTCCGCGATTATCACGCAACCATGCGCGAAACCAATTCCATCAATGCGAATTTTGCTGCGCAGGAAAATTTGGTAAGCATCATGCCTTTTGCGGGAATGCCGACACTTTATTTGGCGCACGACGCCCAAAGCATTCAGGCGAGCGGTTACTGGTATCGCAATTTTGAATACTCGGAAGAACGCCAACGCGGGCTTGATTTCACCGAAGATTTATTTCAACCGTTTGTCCTGCAATTTGATTTAAGCAAAGATGCCAATGCCAACATGATCGCTTCAACCGCCGCCCATGACATTAAGCAGGTCGGCGAACTTCGCCAAACCGAAATCACTCGTCGCCAGCGCCTCGCGGCGATGTCGCCGGTCGATGATGAGCTAATCCGCAGGCTTACGGTTGCCGCCGATCAATTCATCGTGGCGCGTGGCGAGCAAAAAACCGTGATTGCCGGTTATCACTGGTTCAGCGATTGGGGACGCGACACCATGATTGCGCTGCCGGGTTTGATGTATGCGACCTGCCCGACCGAAGTGGGCAGAAGCATTCTGCTGGAATTTGCCAAACATACCAGTCAGGGGATGCTGCCGAATCGTTTTCCCGATGCCGGCGAAGAACCCGAATACAACACCATCGATGCGACGCTCTGGTTTTTTGAAGCGATTCGCTCACTTGCCGAACGCACCGAAGATTTTGAATTCGTGCGCACGCATTTATACGACACGCTGATTGACATTATTGACTGGCACCTCAAAGGCACACGCTACGGCATTAAAGTTGACGAAGACGGATTGCTTCGTGGCGGTGAAGCAGGCGTGCAACTGACGTGGATGGATGCGAAAGTTGGCGGGTTTGTGGTCACGCCGCGCATCGGCAAACCGGTTGAGATTCAAGCCCTGTGGTACAACGCGCTTCGCATTATGGAAAATTTTGCGCGACGTTTTAATGATGAGGTTCGTGAAAAACTGTATCGCGTTATCGCTGACCGCGCCCGGCAAAGTTTCAATGAAAAATTCTGGGACGAAGAAACCGGTTATCTCTATGATGTCATCGGTGACGATTTCAAAGACGCTTCGCTTCGTCCCAATCAAATTCTCGCCGTCAGTTTGCCGCATACGATGCTTGCGAGCGACCGCGCTTTGCGAGTTGTCGAAGTCATCGAACGCGAATTGCTCACCCCGTTTGGGCTGAGAAGCCTCAATCAAAACAATATGCAATATCGTCCGATTTATACGGGCGATTCTTACGGACGTGACACCGCTTATCATCAAGGCACAGTCTGGGCGTGGTTGATGGGGGCATTCATCACGGCTTATGTGAAAGTGCATGAGCGAAGCGCGGCAAGCGTGAACGCAGCGAAACGCTTGCTCGCGGGATTTCGCGAACATTTGAATGAAGCGGGACTCGGACAGGTTTCGGAAATTTTCGATGCTGATGCGCCGCATCGTCCACGCGGTTGCATTGCGCAAGCCTGGAGTGTTGCCGAACTGCTGCGCGCCGCCTGCGAAGATGTTTATCAAATCAGTTCGGTTGATAACCAGGTGAAAAGCGCAAAGAAATAATTGGTTTAATCTATTACAGTGGAACCTAAATTTCTTGAGGTTCAGAGTTACGCATTTATGCGTGAATCGCTTTTTTCTCACGCCTGAAGGCGTAACTCTGAACGCTGAAAAATATCAACTTACTTAGGTTCCAATGTACTATGGTTAGTGACTAATGAGATTGATTTACGGATGGTGGAGCTATTTATTGCGGCTGTGCCGCAAATATCAAATACCCGCTTTACACCCTATTTTTTCAGAAACCGTTCGACACCGCGTTTGCAATCTTCGGTCATGCGGGTGATGGCATTGAGTTGCACGCCCGCTTCGATAGCGGTTTCAAAGGTCATGGCGTCCATGTGATAGAGCAGATTTTTTGACAGGCTCACCGCCGAAGCGGATTTTGTCGTAAACGTAGTGAGATACTCTTCAACCCTGGCATCGAATTCATCATCGGCAAAGACGCGATTGATGATGCCGTAATCGCAAGCGGTTCGGGCTGAAATGATTTCGCCTCTGGTGATGAGTTCAAAGGCGCGTTTTTCCGAAACCGACCGTTTGAGAATTGCCATCACCATCGCCGGGATAAATCCGATGTTGACTTCCGGGTAGCCAAATTGCGCCGATTCATTTGCCAAGACAATATCGCAAGCCGTGGCAATACCGCAGCCACCGGCGAGCGCCCGTCCGCGAACGCTTGCGACAATCGGACGCGGATGACGGCGCATGGCAATAAATAATTCCGCGAGGTTGCGCGCGTCTTCGACATTTTCCATCACCGTTGCTTCGCTGATTTTTTGTAGTGCGGCAAGGTCAGCGCCGGAACAGAAATCTTTGCCCGCGCCGCTTATAACCACGACGCGCACCGCCTCGTCATTTGCGGCTTCCGTAAGCGCGGCTTTAATTTCATTGACGATTTCGCTATCGAGCGCATTGCGTTTATCAGGACGGTTGAGGGTTATACGCGCGATGTGATTTTCGACTGCGTAAAGAATTTTTTGATAATCAGCCATAGGGTTTACCCGATGCGCAGATTAACAAACTTCTAATCCGCGCATCAAGCAAACGCGCTGTTATTTTCTGGCTTCATCCGCAAAGCATTCTGTAGGGTTTCCACCTACAGGCTGCCCTTCGTAAATGACAAATGAATCATCAGAGAACAAAGAATAGCAACTTCCTGCTTGGGGTTGCAGAGAAACCTTGAAATGCTTACCGCCTTCGGAAACAAGCAGCGAAAGTTTGTAATTTTTCACTGTTGCTGAATCGCTGTTGGTCAAGACGATTCCATATTGACTTTTAAGTTTGGCAAGATTTTGGAGCAAAGTTTCTAACGAGACATAACGCTGTTGCGACGTATTCGCCGTAGCTTCAGCGGTATTGATGGTGCGAATCAAACCAAGCGCTTCTGTTCTGGACAGCTTATCCGGCGCGGTTGGCGCGGTTTGCTGTTGGGAAAATGTGAACCCGCTCACTAAAAACACAACCAAAAGTAATAGAAAAAGTTTACCTCTCATACTGACCTCCGTGATTGATAATCAATTAGAATTAGTAAACTTTTCCTTACGGTTTATTGCAATAGTTTTTATTTTCGACTCAATTCACCTACACATAGCTCTCATAACCGGGGTCGAACATCAACGACTTCACATAGGCGAGCAAATCATCTGGACGCGGCTGGCGCGCAAGACCACGCTCATAAGCGACCTCTGCGACCGCGACGGCGATCTGTGCCGACACTTCGCGGATTTTTTCAAGCGGCGGATAGATGCGTCCAAGTGTGAGGTCATCTTCCGTCACACGCGCCGCCAGGGCTTTTGCCGCAACGAAAAACATTTCATCGGTGACGTGTTTAGCCTCCGCAGCAATCACCCCGAGTCCTACGCCCGGAAAGATGTAAGCATTGTTGCCCTGACCGGGAATGAATTTTTTTCCATTGTATTCAACCGCATCGAACGGGCTGCCGCTGGCAAATACGGCGCGTCCGTTTGTCCACTCATAAGCTTGCTCTGCGGTGCATTCGGATTTTGAAGTCGGATTGGAAAGCGCAAAAATCAAAGGTCGTTCATTGATGCGCGCCATCTCTTCGAGCACCTCTCGTGTAAAGGTCGCAGGGGTTCCCGATACGCCGATGATTGCCGTAGGCTTCAACAATTTCACAGCATTTAGAAAATCATTGGTGAATTCAAATTCGTGCGCAAAAGGTTTTTTGTGCGCGACCAAATCCTGGCGACTGTTTACCACCAATCCTTTTGAATCGAAAAACCAGCAGTGCGCGCGCGCTTCGGCTTCTGTCATGCCTTCATCTTTCATCGCTGCGACAATCAAATCGCCGATGCCGATTCCGGCTTCACCTGCGCCTAAGAATAAAAACCGCTGGTCACACAGTTTCCCACGGCTGATGCGAAGCGCCGAATAGATGCCTGCGAGCGTGACGCTTGCCGTGCCTTGAATATCATCATCGAAAACCGCGTAACGTCGGCGATATTTATCAAGCAATCGAAAAGCATTGCGGTTGGCAAAATCTTCGAGTTGGATGACGACATTGGGAAAGGTTTCCATCGCCGCAATGAAAAACTCTTCGATGAAGTCGTCGTAATCCGCGCCGCGTACCCGATGTCGCGGAAGTCCGATGTAAAGCGAATCGTCCAAAAGGGTTTGGTTTTCGGTGCCGACATCAAGGGTTATCGGCAAACAGGCGGTCGGCGATATGCCAGCGCACGCCGTATAGAGCGCGAGCTTGCCAATCGGAATTCCCATACCGGCGGCTCCCAAATCACCAAGCCCAAGGATGCGTTCGCCATCCGTGACCACAATGATTTTCACATCGTGGTGGGGCCAGTTTTGCAATACCTCTTTGATACGCCCGCGGTCTTTATAAGAGATGAACATGCCGCGCGGTCTGCGAAAGATATGCCCGTAAAGTTGACAAGCCTGCCCGACGGTTGGCGTGTAAATGATGGGCATCATCTCTTCGAGATTATCCATCACCACGCGATAAAACAGGGTT
The nucleotide sequence above comes from Acidobacteriota bacterium. Encoded proteins:
- a CDS encoding NAD-dependent malic enzyme, giving the protein MSSTKREDARHLTLKKTAKGVELLHDPVRNKGTAFTDEERDQLGLRGLLPPRVHTQALQVMRVMENLSRKANALEKYIFLVSLQDRNETLFYRVVMDNLEEMMPIIYTPTVGQACQLYGHIFRRPRGMFISYKDRGRIKEVLQNWPHHDVKIIVVTDGERILGLGDLGAAGMGIPIGKLALYTACAGISPTACLPITLDVGTENQTLLDDSLYIGLPRHRVRGADYDDFIEEFFIAAMETFPNVVIQLEDFANRNAFRLLDKYRRRYAVFDDDIQGTASVTLAGIYSALRISRGKLCDQRFLFLGAGEAGIGIGDLIVAAMKDEGMTEAEARAHCWFFDSKGLVVNSRQDLVAHKKPFAHEFEFTNDFLNAVKLLKPTAIIGVSGTPATFTREVLEEMARINERPLIFALSNPTSKSECTAEQAYEWTNGRAVFASGSPFDAVEYNGKKFIPGQGNNAYIFPGVGLGVIAAEAKHVTDEMFFVAAKALAARVTEDDLTLGRIYPPLEKIREVSAQIAVAVAEVAYERGLARQPRPDDLLAYVKSLMFDPGYESYV
- a CDS encoding amylo-alpha-1,6-glucosidase, giving the protein MIRFDQQICTNFEKASQKEWLETNGLGGFASSTITGMNTRRYHGLLTAATKPPVGRIACLAKLEETVVIDGRRYELSVNQYPGAIHPRGDQYLKEFRLDPFPVFIYELNGMQIIKSVFMIAGENTTVIQYELRESVNATQCQLTPSDCRLEIRPLLAFRDYHATMRETNSINANFAAQENLVSIMPFAGMPTLYLAHDAQSIQASGYWYRNFEYSEERQRGLDFTEDLFQPFVLQFDLSKDANANMIASTAAHDIKQVGELRQTEITRRQRLAAMSPVDDELIRRLTVAADQFIVARGEQKTVIAGYHWFSDWGRDTMIALPGLMYATCPTEVGRSILLEFAKHTSQGMLPNRFPDAGEEPEYNTIDATLWFFEAIRSLAERTEDFEFVRTHLYDTLIDIIDWHLKGTRYGIKVDEDGLLRGGEAGVQLTWMDAKVGGFVVTPRIGKPVEIQALWYNALRIMENFARRFNDEVREKLYRVIADRARQSFNEKFWDEETGYLYDVIGDDFKDASLRPNQILAVSLPHTMLASDRALRVVEVIERELLTPFGLRSLNQNNMQYRPIYTGDSYGRDTAYHQGTVWAWLMGAFITAYVKVHERSAASVNAAKRLLAGFREHLNEAGLGQVSEIFDADAPHRPRGCIAQAWSVAELLRAACEDVYQISSVDNQVKSAKK
- a CDS encoding enoyl-CoA hydratase-related protein: MADYQKILYAVENHIARITLNRPDKRNALDSEIVNEIKAALTEAANDEAVRVVVISGAGKDFCSGADLAALQKISEATVMENVEDARNLAELFIAMRRHPRPIVASVRGRALAGGCGIATACDIVLANESAQFGYPEVNIGFIPAMVMAILKRSVSEKRAFELITRGEIISARTACDYGIINRVFADDEFDARVEEYLTTFTTKSASAVSLSKNLLYHMDAMTFETAIEAGVQLNAITRMTEDCKRGVERFLKK